The following proteins are encoded in a genomic region of Mycteria americana isolate JAX WOST 10 ecotype Jacksonville Zoo and Gardens chromosome 14, USCA_MyAme_1.0, whole genome shotgun sequence:
- the WFDC3 gene encoding WAP four-disulfide core domain protein 3, producing MKLGLLLLLLLAPPGPPGPPRAASGRRLPGKHGECPAPSRIPPKPCGNFCSSDGDCPGSERCCSTGCGWECRLPIGEKRGFCPRPDPGTVTICLAECRSDSECRGNAKCCSMGCHIRCVQPVPAKPGVCPKRKVLQTFAPCNSSCIDDTDCPRSEKCCFTGCGRGCLPPGRRTTVPLLPAGWGHWMGLAVSSSPVSSGDICHLPPVSGPCQGRFRRYAYNSASGTCQPFIYSGCGGNPNNFGTVEECQQACQQPGRAKE from the exons atgaagctggggctgctgctgctgctgctgctggcccccccgggcccccccggccccccccgggcggCCTCGGGCCGCCGCCTGCCAG GGAAGCACGGCGAGTGCCCCGCGCCCAGCAGGATCCCCCCGAAGCCCTGCGGCAACTTCTGCTCCTCCGACGGGGACTGCCCGGGCAGCGAGCGCTGCTGCAGCACCGGCTGCGGGTGGGAGTGCCGGCTGCCCATAGGAG AAAAGAGGGGCTTCTGCCCGCGGCCGGACCCTGGCACGGTGACCATCTGCCTGGCGGAGTGCAGAAGCGACAGCGAGTGCCGAGGCAACGCAAAGTGCTGCAGCATGGGCTGCCACATCCGCTGCGTGCAGCCGGTGCCAG CCAAACCGGGCGTCTGCCCCAAGAGAAAGGTGCTGCAGACCTTCGCCCCCTGCAACAGCTCCTGCATCGATGACACCGACTGTCCCCGCTCCGAGAAGTGCTGCTTCacgggctgcggccgcggctgCCTGCCTCCGGGCAGACGTACCACGGTCCCGCTCCTGCCCGCTGGCTGGGGCCACTGGATGGGTCTTGCTGTCTCCAGCAGCCCCGTGTCCTCGGGTGACATCTGTCACCTCCCGCCCGTGAGCGGCCCGTGCCAGGGACGCTTCCGCCGCTACGCCTACAACTCTGCCTCGGGGACCTGCCAGCCGTTCATCTACAGCGGCTGCGGCGGGAACCCCAACAACTTTGGGACGGTGGAGGAGTGCCAGCAGGCCTGCCAGCAACCGG ggagagccaaggagtga